The Manis javanica isolate MJ-LG chromosome 6, MJ_LKY, whole genome shotgun sequence genome contains a region encoding:
- the STEAP1 gene encoding STEAP1 protein: MESRQDITNQEELWKMKPGRNLEEDDYLNNDSGETGVLKRPMPLHLHQTTHFDEFDCPPELQHKQELFPKWHLPIKIAAIISSLTFLYTLLRDIIHPFVTSHQQYFYKIPILVINKVLPVVSITLLALAYLPGVIAAFVQLHNGTKYKKFPHWLHRWMLTRKQFGLLSFFFAVLHAIYSLSYPMRRSYRYKVLNWAYQQVQQNKADAWIEHDVWRMEIYVSLGIVALGILALLAVTSIPSVSDSLTWREFNYIQSNLGIVSLLLGTIHALIFAWNKWVDIKQFVWYTPPTFMIAVFLPIIVLICKTVLFLPCLRKKILKIRHGWEDVTKIKTELSFQL; the protein is encoded by the exons ATGGAGAGCAGACAAGACATCACAAACCAAGAAGAACTTTGGAAAATGAAACCTGGGAGAAATCTTGAAGAAGATGATTATTTG aataATGACTCAGGAGAGACCGGCGTACTGAAAAGACCTATGCCTTTGCACTTGCATCAAACAACCCATTTTGATGAATTTGATTGTCCCCCAGAGCTTCAACACAAACAGGAACTCTTTCCAAAGTGGCACTTGCCCATTAAAATCGCTGCTATCATATCGTCTCTGACTTTTCTTTACACTCTTCTGAGGGACATAATTCACCCTTTTGTAACTTCCCATCaacagtatttttataaaattccaaTCCTGGTCATCAACAAAGTCTTGCCAGTGGTTTCCATCACCCTCTTGGCCCTGGCTTATTTGCCAGGTGTGATAGCAGCGTTTGTACAGCTTCATAATGGAACCAAGTACAAGAAATTTCCACACTGGTTGCATAGGTGGATGTTAACAAGAAAACAATTTGGGCTTCTTAGTTTCTTCTTTGCTGTACTACATGCAATTTATAGCTTATCCTACCCAATGAGGCGATCCTACAGATACAAGGTGCTAAACTGGGCATATCAACAG GTCCAACAAAATAAAGCAGATGCCTGGATTGAGCATGATGTTTGGAGAATGGAAATTTATGTGTCTCTGGGAATTGTGGCACTTGGAATACTGGCTCTGTTAGCCGTGACATCTATTCCTTCTGTGAGTGACTCTTTGACGTGGAGAGAATTTAACTATATtcag agcAATCTAGGAATTGTTTCTCTTCTACTGGGCACAATACACGCATTGATTTTTGCCTGGAATAAATGGGTAGATATAAAACAATTTGTATGGTATACACCTCCAACATTTATGATAGCTGTTTTCCTTCCGATTATTGTCCTGATATGTAAGACTGTACTGTTTCTGCCATGCTTGCGGAAAAAGATACTGAAGATTAGACACGGTTGGGAGGATGTCACCAAAATTAAAACTGAGCTATCTTTCCAATTGTAG